A genomic window from Streptomyces sp. NBC_00234 includes:
- a CDS encoding branched-chain amino acid ABC transporter permease codes for MNELPQQLANGLILGAMYGLIAIGYTMVYGIIQLINFAHGEIFMIGGFGALTVYLGLPSGLSLIAAIPLMIAGGVIAAVAISMAAERFAYRPLRTAPRLAPLITAIGLSLALQQAVWMWYPDATKDRSFPQFEGEAFKIFGANIQRGDLFVLIAAPVCMIALGLFVSKTRSGRGMQATSQDPDTAKLMGINTDRIIVMAFAIGAAFAAVAAVAYGLKNGQIGFRMGFIMGLKAFTAAVLGGIGNIYGAMLGGVVLGVAESLATGYMSEVPGMELFGGGAWKDVWAFALLILVLLIRPQGLLGERVADRA; via the coding sequence GTGAACGAACTGCCGCAACAGCTGGCCAATGGACTCATCCTCGGCGCGATGTACGGTCTCATCGCGATCGGTTACACGATGGTCTACGGAATCATCCAGCTCATCAACTTCGCACACGGTGAGATCTTCATGATCGGAGGCTTCGGTGCCCTCACGGTCTACCTCGGCCTTCCGTCGGGACTCTCCCTCATAGCTGCGATACCCCTCATGATCGCCGGTGGCGTCATAGCCGCCGTCGCGATCAGCATGGCCGCTGAACGCTTCGCCTACCGGCCCCTGCGCACAGCGCCACGCCTAGCCCCCCTCATCACGGCCATCGGTCTCTCGCTCGCTCTCCAGCAGGCAGTGTGGATGTGGTACCCGGACGCCACGAAGGACCGTTCCTTCCCTCAGTTCGAGGGAGAAGCGTTCAAGATCTTCGGCGCGAACATCCAGCGCGGTGACCTCTTCGTCCTCATCGCAGCACCCGTCTGCATGATCGCGCTCGGTCTCTTCGTCTCGAAGACCCGCTCCGGCCGCGGCATGCAGGCCACCTCGCAGGACCCCGACACCGCCAAGCTCATGGGCATCAACACCGACCGCATCATCGTCATGGCCTTCGCCATCGGTGCCGCGTTCGCCGCCGTCGCCGCCGTCGCCTACGGGCTCAAGAACGGCCAGATCGGCTTCCGCATGGGCTTCATCATGGGCCTCAAGGCGTTCACCGCAGCCGTACTCGGCGGAATCGGCAACATCTACGGCGCCATGCTCGGCGGCGTCGTCCTCGGAGTCGCCGAATCCCTCGCCACCGGCTACATGAGCGAGGTCCCCGGCATGGAGCTCTTCGGCGGTGGTGCCTGGAAGGACGTCTGGGCCTTCGCCCTCCTCATCCTCGTCCTGCTCATCAGGCCCCAGGGCCTGCTGGGCGAACGCGTAGCGGACAGGGCGTGA
- a CDS encoding branched-chain amino acid ABC transporter permease — MTTQNAPALLPLPTAAARIATTAGAAIALVGTFLAWTWTDEFPGDLTVTGYPGGLQVLALIGAALTVLFALSGYGIKGLRWLTPGGTNSPVRLLALGTFGVVGYSIGAITVKLGGVVNLEPGAWVSGIGALVAVVAALGLPSDLPVDKDSTPNAWNRFRDSLRAPAPTRAKELPAWAEILIIAVAFGIGLHVFTYGIDTEYAELFIGFMITVAFGFTAVSRAGLIARITALTTKHRNVTLAAALVAAFCFPFTQQNEQYALIGANILIFATVALGLNVVVGLAGLLDLGYVAFLGVGAYAAALVSGSPMSPIGVQFPFWAAVLTGAAASLVFGVVIGAPTLRLRGDYLAIVTLGFGEIFRLTVNALNGVSGPDVTNGSQGIPSIPDLEILGFNFGISHDIGGFTLGRSANYYLLMLVFTAVVVMVFRRSNESRIGRAWVAIREDETAATAMGINAFRLKLLAFALGATLAGLAGTVQAHVSYTVTPEQYQFAGSVPPNSAFLLAAVILGGMGTLSGPLVGAALLYLIPAKLQFMQDYQLLLFGLALILLMRFRPEGLVADRRKQLEFHENDPIELPEPRQSEESGAGIAKAGA; from the coding sequence ATGACCACCCAGAACGCCCCGGCCCTCCTCCCCCTGCCGACCGCAGCCGCCCGCATCGCCACCACCGCGGGCGCCGCCATCGCACTCGTCGGCACCTTCCTCGCCTGGACCTGGACCGACGAGTTCCCCGGCGACCTCACCGTCACCGGCTACCCCGGCGGCCTCCAGGTCCTCGCCCTCATCGGCGCCGCACTCACCGTGCTCTTCGCACTCTCCGGCTACGGCATCAAGGGACTGCGCTGGCTCACACCAGGCGGCACCAACAGCCCCGTCCGGCTCCTCGCCCTCGGCACCTTCGGCGTCGTCGGCTACTCCATCGGCGCCATCACCGTGAAGCTCGGCGGCGTGGTCAACCTCGAACCCGGAGCCTGGGTCAGCGGCATCGGCGCACTCGTCGCCGTCGTCGCCGCACTCGGACTCCCGAGCGACCTCCCCGTCGACAAGGACAGCACGCCCAACGCCTGGAACAGGTTCCGCGACAGCCTCCGCGCACCCGCGCCGACCCGCGCCAAGGAACTCCCCGCCTGGGCCGAGATCCTGATCATCGCCGTCGCCTTCGGTATCGGGCTGCACGTCTTCACCTACGGCATCGACACCGAATACGCCGAACTCTTCATCGGCTTCATGATCACCGTCGCCTTCGGCTTCACCGCGGTCAGCCGCGCCGGGCTCATCGCCCGCATCACCGCGCTGACCACCAAGCACCGCAACGTCACCCTCGCCGCCGCACTCGTCGCGGCGTTCTGCTTCCCCTTCACCCAGCAGAACGAGCAGTACGCCCTCATCGGCGCGAACATCCTCATCTTCGCGACCGTGGCGCTCGGCCTGAACGTCGTCGTCGGCCTCGCCGGCCTCCTCGACCTCGGATACGTCGCCTTCCTCGGCGTCGGCGCCTACGCCGCCGCCCTGGTCTCCGGCTCCCCGATGTCACCCATCGGCGTCCAGTTCCCCTTCTGGGCCGCCGTCCTCACCGGCGCCGCAGCCTCACTCGTCTTCGGCGTCGTCATCGGCGCCCCGACACTCCGACTGCGCGGCGACTACCTCGCCATCGTCACCCTCGGGTTCGGAGAAATCTTCCGACTCACCGTCAACGCCCTCAACGGCGTCAGCGGACCCGACGTCACCAACGGCTCCCAGGGCATCCCCAGCATCCCCGACCTGGAGATCCTCGGCTTCAACTTCGGGATCAGCCACGACATCGGCGGCTTCACCCTCGGCAGGTCCGCCAACTACTACCTGCTGATGCTCGTCTTCACCGCCGTCGTCGTCATGGTGTTCCGCCGCTCCAACGAATCCCGCATCGGCCGCGCCTGGGTCGCCATCCGCGAAGACGAAACCGCAGCCACCGCCATGGGCATCAACGCCTTCCGGCTCAAGCTGCTCGCCTTCGCCCTCGGCGCCACCCTCGCCGGACTCGCCGGAACCGTACAGGCGCACGTCTCCTACACGGTCACCCCGGAGCAGTACCAGTTCGCCGGATCCGTACCGCCCAACTCCGCGTTCCTCCTCGCCGCCGTCATCCTCGGCGGCATGGGAACCCTGAGCGGGCCCCTCGTCGGCGCCGCACTGCTCTACCTCATCCCGGCGAAACTGCAGTTCATGCAGGACTACCAGCTGCTCCTCTTCGGACTGGCGCTCATCCTCCTGATGCGCTTCCGCCCCGAGGGCCTGGTCGCCGACCGCAGGAAGCAGCTCGAATTCCACGAGAACGACCCCATCGAGCTACCCGAACCACGGCAGTCCGAAGAATCCGGCGCCGGCATCGCCAAGGCGGGGGCGTGA
- a CDS encoding ABC transporter ATP-binding protein, with protein MTKTATATTGTGVPVLDVSGVTMRFGGLTAVRNVDLTVNAGEIVGLIGPNGAGKTTFFNCLTGLYVPTEGKVSYKGTVLPPKPHLVTQAGIARTFQNIRLFANMSVLENVLVGRHTRTKEGLWSALLRLPGYKKAENASRERAMELLEFIGLQDKADHLARNLPYGDQRKLEIARALASDPGLLLLDEPTAGMNPQETRVTEELIFAIRDQGIAVLVIEHDMRFIFNLCDRVTVLVQGEKLVEGTADVVQGDERVVAAYLGTPFEGAPGAEEVAEVEAAEAEAAEAASTAPAKTDTTPTEEEDTR; from the coding sequence ATGACCAAGACAGCCACGGCCACCACCGGGACCGGCGTCCCCGTGCTCGACGTCAGCGGCGTCACCATGCGCTTCGGCGGACTCACCGCCGTACGCAACGTCGACCTCACGGTCAACGCAGGCGAGATCGTCGGCCTCATCGGCCCCAACGGCGCCGGCAAGACCACCTTCTTCAACTGCCTCACCGGCCTCTACGTCCCCACCGAGGGCAAGGTCAGCTACAAGGGCACCGTCCTGCCGCCCAAGCCCCACCTCGTCACCCAGGCAGGCATCGCCCGCACCTTCCAGAACATCAGGCTCTTCGCCAACATGAGCGTCCTGGAAAACGTCCTCGTCGGACGCCACACCAGGACCAAGGAAGGCCTCTGGTCCGCACTGCTGCGCCTCCCCGGCTACAAGAAAGCCGAGAACGCCAGCCGCGAACGCGCCATGGAACTCCTGGAGTTCATCGGCCTCCAGGACAAGGCCGACCACCTCGCACGCAACCTCCCCTACGGAGACCAGCGCAAGCTGGAAATCGCGCGCGCACTCGCCAGCGACCCCGGACTCCTCCTCCTGGACGAGCCCACCGCAGGCATGAACCCCCAGGAAACCCGCGTCACCGAAGAACTCATCTTCGCGATCCGGGACCAGGGCATCGCCGTACTCGTCATCGAGCACGACATGCGCTTCATCTTCAACCTGTGCGACCGCGTCACCGTCCTCGTCCAGGGTGAAAAGCTCGTCGAGGGCACCGCCGACGTCGTCCAGGGAGACGAGCGCGTCGTCGCCGCCTACCTCGGCACCCCCTTCGAAGGCGCCCCCGGCGCCGAAGAAGTCGCCGAAGTCGAAGCAGCAGAAGCGGAAGCCGCAGAAGCCGCCTCCACAGCACCGGCCAAGACCGACACCACCCCCACCGAGGAGGAGGACACCCGATGA
- a CDS encoding ABC transporter ATP-binding protein — protein MTALLEVEDLRVAYGKIEAVKGISFSVDAGQVVTLIGTNGAGKTTTLRTLSGLLKPIGGRILFEGKPLTNIPAHKIVALGLAHSPEGRHIFPRLTITENLLLGAYLRNDKAGIEKDIQRAYDLFPILGERRKQAAGTLSGGEQQMLAMGRALMSQPKLLMLDEPSMGLSPIMMQKIMETIVELKASGTTILLVEQNAQAALSLADQGHVMEVGKIVLSGTGADLLHDESVRKAYLGED, from the coding sequence ATGACCGCACTGCTCGAGGTCGAGGACCTCCGCGTCGCCTACGGCAAGATCGAAGCCGTCAAGGGGATCTCCTTCAGCGTCGACGCCGGCCAGGTGGTCACCCTCATCGGCACCAACGGCGCCGGCAAGACCACCACCCTGCGCACCCTCTCCGGGCTGCTCAAGCCGATCGGCGGGCGCATCCTCTTCGAGGGCAAGCCGCTCACCAACATCCCGGCACACAAGATCGTCGCACTGGGCCTCGCCCACTCCCCCGAGGGCCGCCACATCTTCCCCCGGCTGACGATCACCGAAAACCTCCTCCTCGGCGCCTACCTCCGTAACGACAAGGCAGGCATCGAGAAGGACATCCAGCGCGCCTACGACCTCTTCCCCATCCTCGGGGAACGCCGGAAGCAGGCCGCCGGAACCCTCTCGGGCGGCGAGCAGCAGATGCTCGCCATGGGACGCGCCCTCATGTCCCAGCCCAAGCTGCTCATGCTCGACGAGCCCTCCATGGGCCTCTCACCGATCATGATGCAGAAGATCATGGAGACCATCGTCGAGCTCAAGGCGTCGGGCACCACGATCCTGCTCGTCGAGCAGAACGCCCAGGCCGCCCTCTCCCTCGCGGACCAGGGCCACGTCATGGAGGTCGGCAAGATCGTCCTCTCCGGCACCGGCGCGGACCTCCTGCACGACGAGTCGGTCCGCAAGGCGTACCTCGGCGAGGACTGA
- a CDS encoding ANTAR domain-containing response regulator, translated as MTTPESPQPVDAVDDDKSHVPPLTTRVVIAEDEALIRLDLKEMLEEEGYSVVGEAGDGQQAVELAREHKPDLVILDVKMPVLDGISAAEKIAEESIAPVLMLTAFSQRDLVERARDAGAMAYLVKPFSKSDVVPAIEMAVSRFAELKALEGEVADLSQRLETRKLVDRAKSILQTDYGLSEPAAFRWIQKTSMDRRLSMQQLAEALIEDAEEKKKAAE; from the coding sequence GTGACCACCCCCGAGTCGCCCCAGCCCGTAGACGCCGTCGACGACGACAAGTCGCACGTCCCGCCGCTGACGACCCGTGTCGTCATCGCCGAGGACGAGGCGCTCATCCGCCTCGACCTCAAAGAGATGCTGGAGGAGGAGGGCTACTCGGTCGTCGGCGAGGCCGGCGACGGGCAGCAGGCCGTCGAGCTGGCCCGGGAGCACAAGCCCGACCTCGTGATCCTCGATGTGAAGATGCCCGTCCTCGACGGGATCTCCGCCGCCGAGAAGATCGCCGAGGAGTCCATCGCGCCCGTCCTCATGCTCACCGCGTTCTCGCAGCGCGATCTCGTCGAGCGGGCCCGGGACGCCGGAGCCATGGCGTACCTCGTGAAGCCGTTCAGCAAGAGCGACGTGGTGCCGGCCATCGAGATGGCGGTGTCCCGGTTCGCGGAGCTGAAGGCCCTGGAGGGCGAGGTCGCGGACCTCTCCCAGCGGCTGGAGACCCGGAAGCTGGTGGACCGCGCGAAGAGCATCCTGCAGACGGACTACGGCCTCTCCGAGCCCGCCGCCTTCCGGTGGATCCAGAAGACGTCGATGGACCGCCGGCTGTCCATGCAGCAGCTCGCCGAGGCGCTGATCGAGGACGCCGAGGAGAAGAAGAAGGCGGCCGAGTAA
- a CDS encoding helix-turn-helix domain-containing protein, which translates to MNFYGTELRQKAVALLRSGAKNADVARKLNVPAGTIGYWKPMDRAKRGECPGAHRSPCPRCDGQLDPAAYAYLLGLYLGDGHIVQNRSMRTPSLSVTCADSWPGLMDLCEEAMRTVFPANSVCRVRRKGCHEVKMYSKHLWCLFPQHGPGRKHGRPIVLASWQQQLVDAHPWEFVRGLIHSDGCRNMNWTTRIVRGEQKRYKYPRYWFTNVSDDIRQLYTDTLDKLGIEWKHCTRAGKKYNISVARRASVALMDAHVGPKY; encoded by the coding sequence ATGAACTTCTATGGAACTGAGCTTCGGCAGAAGGCCGTCGCGCTGCTCCGCAGCGGCGCCAAGAACGCCGACGTGGCACGAAAGCTGAACGTCCCCGCAGGCACCATCGGCTATTGGAAGCCCATGGACCGTGCCAAGCGGGGCGAGTGTCCGGGAGCCCACCGTTCCCCGTGCCCCCGCTGCGACGGGCAGTTGGATCCGGCCGCGTACGCCTATCTGCTCGGCCTCTATCTCGGCGACGGTCACATCGTCCAGAACAGATCCATGAGAACACCCAGTCTGTCCGTCACCTGTGCGGATTCGTGGCCCGGCCTGATGGACCTGTGCGAGGAAGCCATGCGCACCGTCTTCCCGGCGAACTCGGTGTGCCGAGTCCGGCGGAAGGGCTGCCATGAGGTCAAGATGTACTCGAAGCACTTGTGGTGCCTGTTTCCCCAGCATGGCCCCGGCAGAAAGCACGGCCGCCCGATCGTCCTCGCATCCTGGCAGCAGCAGCTCGTCGACGCCCACCCCTGGGAATTCGTCCGGGGTCTCATCCATTCCGACGGCTGCCGGAACATGAACTGGACGACTCGCATCGTCCGAGGCGAGCAGAAGCGATACAAGTATCCGCGGTACTGGTTCACCAACGTCTCGGACGATATCCGCCAGCTCTACACCGACACCCTCGACAAGCTCGGTATCGAGTGGAAGCACTGCACCCGCGCGGGCAAGAAGTACAACATCTCCGTCGCCCGACGGGCATCCGTAGCGCTCATGGATGCTCACGTCGGGCCAAAGTACTGA
- the pyk gene encoding pyruvate kinase — protein MRRAKIVCTLGPATDTYDQIKALVEAGMDIARFNLSHGTYADHEARYRHVRKASEETGRSVGILADLQGPKIRLGRFREGPVLLERGDAFTITVEPMEGDRHTCGTTYDGLAADVTAGERILVDDGRVTLEVTEVDGPNVRTVVVEGGMVSDHKGLNLPGVAVSVPALSEKDIDDLRWALRIGADIIALSFVRSGHDIDDVHRVMKEEDRHLPVIAKVEKPQAVENIDSIVAAFDGIMVARGDLGVEMPLEQVPIVQKRAIKLAKRNAKPVIVATQMLDSMIDNSRPTRAEASDVANAVIDGTDAVMLSGETSVGKYPVETVRTMSRIVEAAEEDILAKGLPPLTDRNKPRTQGGAVARAAAEMGDFLGAKFLVAFTQSGDTVKRLSRYRSPIPLLAFTPDPATRSQLNLTWGVETFLGPHVESTDAMVAQVDEELLRIGRCKKGDVVVITAGSPPGVAGSTNLVRVHHIGEDDSPK, from the coding sequence ATGCGCCGAGCGAAAATCGTTTGTACCCTGGGACCAGCAACCGACACATACGACCAGATCAAGGCATTGGTCGAAGCCGGAATGGACATCGCCCGCTTCAACCTCAGCCACGGCACCTACGCCGACCACGAAGCGCGGTACCGCCACGTCCGCAAAGCATCCGAAGAAACCGGCCGCAGCGTCGGCATCCTCGCCGACCTTCAAGGTCCGAAGATCCGCCTGGGACGCTTCCGCGAAGGCCCCGTACTCCTTGAACGCGGCGACGCCTTCACCATCACCGTCGAACCCATGGAAGGCGACCGCCACACCTGCGGCACCACCTACGACGGCCTCGCCGCCGACGTCACCGCCGGAGAACGCATCCTCGTCGACGACGGCCGCGTCACCCTCGAAGTCACCGAGGTCGACGGCCCCAACGTCCGCACCGTCGTCGTAGAAGGCGGCATGGTCTCCGACCACAAAGGACTCAACCTCCCCGGCGTCGCCGTCTCCGTCCCCGCACTCTCCGAGAAGGACATCGACGACCTGCGCTGGGCCCTGCGCATCGGCGCCGACATCATCGCCCTCTCCTTCGTACGCAGCGGACACGACATCGACGACGTCCACCGCGTCATGAAGGAGGAGGACCGCCACCTCCCCGTCATCGCCAAGGTCGAGAAGCCCCAGGCCGTCGAGAACATCGACAGCATCGTCGCCGCCTTCGACGGCATCATGGTCGCCCGCGGCGACCTCGGCGTCGAAATGCCCCTGGAACAGGTCCCGATCGTCCAGAAGCGAGCCATCAAGCTCGCCAAGCGCAACGCCAAGCCGGTCATCGTCGCCACCCAGATGCTCGACTCAATGATCGACAACTCCCGCCCCACCCGCGCCGAAGCGTCCGACGTCGCCAACGCCGTCATCGACGGCACGGACGCCGTGATGCTCTCCGGCGAGACCAGTGTCGGCAAATACCCCGTCGAAACCGTCCGCACGATGTCCCGCATCGTGGAAGCCGCCGAGGAAGACATCCTCGCCAAGGGCCTCCCGCCCCTTACCGACCGCAACAAACCCCGCACCCAGGGCGGCGCGGTCGCCCGCGCCGCGGCCGAGATGGGCGACTTCCTCGGCGCGAAATTCCTCGTCGCCTTCACCCAGAGCGGCGACACGGTCAAACGCCTCTCGCGCTACCGCTCCCCGATCCCGCTCCTGGCCTTCACCCCGGACCCGGCCACCCGCTCCCAGCTCAACCTCACCTGGGGCGTCGAGACCTTCCTCGGCCCGCACGTGGAGTCGACGGACGCGATGGTGGCCCAGGTCGACGAGGAGCTGCTGAGGATCGGCCGCTGCAAGAAGGGCGATGTGGTGGTGATCACGGCGGGCTCCCCGCCCGGAGTCGCCGGCTCCACGAACCTGGTCCGCGTCCACCACATCGGCGAGGACGACAGCCCGAAGTAG
- a CDS encoding SIMPL domain-containing protein has protein sequence MTENDTPRPYGTPRTPRVTVRGEARIEADPDIARILVTVSARGTDRRTALDDLTRRNTQALELIKSYGEAIDTLETGTLSISPELTRHGRGERVRAYHGSVQLNVALTDFTALGELTTRLADQELTRVEGPWWALRPDSPVHAAARRQAVREAVQRAREYAEALDTELGALLELADTGTSAGRPGRAGFASRSVAYSSAGTELAADAEPVDLEPVRQTVHAQVEASFTIDPPTLR, from the coding sequence ATGACCGAAAACGACACCCCGCGCCCCTACGGAACCCCCCGAACCCCCCGCGTCACCGTCCGCGGCGAAGCCCGCATCGAAGCCGACCCCGACATCGCCCGCATCCTCGTCACCGTCTCCGCCCGCGGCACCGACCGACGCACCGCCCTCGACGACCTCACCCGACGCAACACCCAGGCCCTGGAACTCATCAAGAGCTACGGCGAAGCCATCGACACACTCGAAACGGGCACCCTCTCCATCAGCCCCGAACTCACCCGCCACGGCCGCGGCGAACGCGTCCGCGCCTACCACGGCAGCGTCCAGCTCAACGTCGCACTCACCGACTTCACCGCACTCGGCGAACTCACCACCCGCCTCGCCGACCAGGAACTCACCCGCGTCGAAGGCCCCTGGTGGGCCCTGCGCCCCGACTCACCCGTCCACGCCGCCGCCCGCCGCCAAGCCGTACGCGAAGCCGTCCAGCGAGCCCGCGAATACGCCGAAGCCCTCGACACCGAACTCGGCGCCCTCCTCGAACTCGCCGACACCGGCACCAGCGCCGGCCGCCCCGGACGAGCCGGATTCGCGAGCCGCAGCGTCGCCTACAGCTCCGCCGGAACAGAACTCGCCGCCGACGCGGAACCCGTCGACCTCGAACCCGTACGCCAGACCGTGCACGCACAGGTCGAGGCATCGTTCACGATCGATCCCCCCACACTCCGATAA
- a CDS encoding bifunctional metallophosphatase/5'-nucleotidase encodes MPLNRRTFLGRSAAAGAGVAIAGGVAAGPAGAAGQAGRHRPAKRYSFTVMGTTDLHGNVFNWDYFTDKEFDDKAHNDVGLAKISTLVDQIREERGRRNTLLIDAGDTIQGTQLSYYYAKIDPITAKRGPVHPMAQAMNAIGYDAAALGNHEFNYGIPVLRKFEEQCDFPLLGANALDAKTLRPAFAPYVIKRLRTPHGRDVRVAVLGLTNPGIAIWDKANVGGKMVFPGLEEQAAHWVPKLRSMGADVVIVSAHSGSSGTSSYGDQLPYVENAAGLVAEQVPGIDAILVGHAHSEIPEYFVTNKETGKQVVLSEPLKWGQRLTLFDFDLVWEKGRWTVEKVGAEVLNSNTVAEDPKIASLLGDEHTKVVAYVNQVIGTSVVAMSTVEAPWKDEPIIDLINQVQAETVKAGLAGGAYAALPVLSQASCFSRTAGVPAGEVTIKDAAGLYPFENTLEARLLTGAQLKEYLEYSAKYYVQTAAGVPVDTSKLTNADGTPDYNYDAVSGVVYDIDIAKPAGSRIVNLTFEGAAIDPAAEFVFAVNNYRASGGGNFPHVPGAKQLWADSDEIRNTIINWVKAKGSVDPAQFAAVGWRLTRDGVPVF; translated from the coding sequence ATGCCGTTGAACCGTAGGACGTTTTTGGGCCGTTCGGCTGCTGCCGGTGCGGGTGTGGCGATAGCGGGCGGTGTCGCGGCGGGGCCGGCCGGGGCCGCCGGGCAGGCGGGTCGGCACCGTCCGGCGAAGCGGTACTCGTTCACCGTGATGGGCACGACCGATCTGCACGGCAATGTCTTCAACTGGGACTACTTCACGGACAAGGAGTTCGACGACAAGGCCCACAACGACGTGGGTCTGGCGAAGATCTCCACGCTGGTCGATCAGATCCGTGAGGAGCGGGGGCGTCGTAACACGCTGCTGATCGACGCGGGTGACACCATTCAGGGCACTCAGCTCTCGTACTACTACGCGAAGATCGATCCGATCACGGCGAAGCGTGGTCCGGTGCATCCGATGGCGCAGGCGATGAATGCGATCGGCTATGACGCGGCGGCGCTGGGCAATCATGAGTTCAACTATGGAATTCCCGTTCTGCGGAAGTTCGAGGAGCAGTGCGATTTCCCGCTGCTGGGTGCGAACGCGCTGGACGCGAAGACTCTGCGGCCGGCTTTTGCCCCGTATGTGATCAAGCGGCTCCGTACGCCGCACGGGCGTGATGTGCGGGTGGCGGTGCTGGGTCTGACGAATCCGGGTATCGCGATCTGGGACAAGGCCAATGTGGGCGGGAAGATGGTGTTCCCGGGTCTTGAGGAGCAGGCGGCCCACTGGGTGCCGAAGCTTCGGTCGATGGGCGCGGACGTGGTGATCGTGTCGGCGCATTCGGGTTCGAGCGGTACGTCGTCGTACGGGGACCAGCTGCCGTACGTCGAGAACGCGGCCGGTCTGGTGGCGGAGCAGGTTCCGGGCATCGACGCGATTCTGGTGGGGCACGCGCACTCGGAGATTCCCGAGTACTTCGTGACCAACAAGGAGACGGGGAAGCAGGTCGTGCTCTCGGAGCCGTTGAAGTGGGGGCAGCGGTTGACGCTGTTCGACTTCGATCTGGTGTGGGAGAAGGGGCGCTGGACGGTCGAGAAGGTCGGTGCCGAGGTGCTGAACTCGAACACGGTGGCGGAGGATCCGAAGATCGCCTCTCTGCTCGGTGACGAGCACACGAAGGTGGTGGCCTATGTGAACCAGGTCATCGGTACGTCGGTGGTGGCGATGTCGACGGTGGAGGCTCCGTGGAAGGACGAGCCGATCATCGATCTGATCAACCAGGTGCAGGCGGAGACGGTGAAGGCGGGGCTGGCGGGTGGCGCGTACGCGGCGCTGCCGGTGCTGTCGCAGGCGTCGTGCTTCTCGCGTACGGCGGGTGTGCCGGCCGGTGAGGTGACGATCAAGGATGCGGCGGGGTTGTATCCGTTCGAGAACACCCTTGAGGCTCGGTTGCTGACGGGCGCGCAGTTGAAGGAGTACCTGGAGTACTCGGCGAAGTACTACGTGCAGACGGCGGCGGGTGTTCCGGTGGACACGTCGAAGCTGACGAACGCCGACGGCACGCCGGACTACAACTACGACGCGGTGTCGGGGGTGGTGTACGACATCGATATCGCGAAGCCGGCGGGTTCGCGGATCGTGAATCTGACGTTCGAGGGTGCGGCGATCGATCCGGCGGCGGAGTTCGTGTTCGCGGTGAACAACTATCGGGCGAGTGGTGGCGGCAACTTCCCGCATGTGCCGGGTGCGAAGCAGCTGTGGGCCGATTCGGACGAGATCCGGAACACGATCATCAACTGGGTGAAGGCGAAGGGCTCGGTCGATCCGGCGCAGTTCGCCGCGGTGGGCTGGCGGCTGACGCGGGACGGTGTGCCGGTGTTCTAG